Genomic segment of Apium graveolens cultivar Ventura chromosome 7, ASM990537v1, whole genome shotgun sequence:
TGTCACCCGCTTAGCATGAATTGAAGACAAGTTGGCATCATGGAATAGGCCTACCAGGTAGGCCTCCGATGCCTCCTGTAGAGCCAGGACTGCATGGCTCTGGAAACGCAAATCACTCTGTAACAACAAATTCACTATTGCAAATTAGAAATAAATTTGGCACATGCGATACACAAAGATAAGGTTTCTCTTGGGTAAAGTTATTTGAAAAAATATACTAAAAACTAATTAACCTTAATTCCTTGAGCAATTTCACGTACAAGCCTCTGGAATGGAAGTTTTAATATCAAAAGCTCAGTAGTCTTCTGATACTTACGGATCTCACTAAAGAAATTACTGTATGATTAGCCTTGCGCAACAACCAGGAAATGATGTTTCAATAAATAACATGAATTGATAAATATATACTGAAGGGCAACTGTTCCAGGGCGGTAACTATGTGGCTTCCTATAGGCACCAGTTGTTGGAGCACGCATACGAGCAACCTGTGATGGAGAACAAAACACAGAAATGTTAGGAGAAGATATATCAAGTTAGGAGAAGATAGATCATAATGTATTCTATTATAGGCATTTAATAAGATGTAACCTTGTGTGTGAGCCACTTTCGAGGAATCTTTCCTCCAATAGATTTACGAGCAGTTTGCTTGGTACCAGCCatctaaaaataaaataagaatggTTTTCAATCAATACCTTTGATGAATACTATATGACATACATATAATTAGATAGATCACAATTCCTGGGAAGAAATTTAAATTGTACTTCATGTAGAGGAAAAAAATAAAGAGAAATGGTCACTTAATAAATTACTTAGGTATAATTCTTTTTCAAAtattttgaggtttattttcTCTTTGTCACTTCCTAGTGGATGTATATAAAAGTTTGAAGAATAAATGGGGAGGGGGAAACTGTTTTTATATATGGGGCAGGGGGATTATGTTTTGATTTAACAGTTACAAGTTGCTAATGATGTGCATAGTAGTTTCTACATGAATTGAGGGCTCTTAAGTGTAGTTTTGTGAGTTCCCCCCCTCCATCTGACGGTCTATAATCAATCTTAAAGGTAGGTGCGGATCATAAATCCTACTCAACATGTTCTTATTGGAGtgttcaaaaatatttggatCGAGGATCTTTTATAGATAAAATGGtaataattctaaaattaataaaaatctaGATGATTGTGTGCAAAATATGTAAAGATTTAAAAAgaatattttaatttctaaaaataagaGTCGATTTTTACAAATGGGCTTACTAATAACTAGACTAAATTCACCCGACTAATCACACTCGACCAATAAATTTTGATTATAAAATCCACTACAAATTATGTACAAACTTTTTTGGTTATTACATATATCACTCAAATTTAACATCATTTAACAATAAATGAgtaaattttgattattacatATATCACTTGAATTTAACATCATTTAACAATAAATgagtaaaatttttaaaaatatttactatatacgtacaacattttcataaaatttcataatttatgaaAAAGTTGCAAAAATTTCTACGAAAGTCTCATATTTTCTTATAGCTATGCTCAACAAATACATAACTAGAGTTCAAACTCGTGTGTGTTAAACAATAGTTATGCATGTCTTGAATTCGTatcatatataattttaaattggtattattaataaaatcaaaataaattaacaatattttataatttctgTACCCAATATTTTTTGGGTGAACTAATTTAGTATTGGCGAATGAGAAGGATATCGaagaaataaattatatttatttattataatttaagttATTAGTGAATAAATGATGTTTAACGCGTGTTATATAAGTAGAATCAAAAAAATTGTAATCTTGTACTTAAGAATTTTGTATTTGATCTTAAacctatatattcatatatagatatatatatatatataggtgcaTGCAAACTATCTTTAActacaaaatttaaaaaaaataaaaaaataaaactcatataaaactttggttaacacatatataacttaaattaaaatacaattacatatattttacgacaattaattttaaatattcataAAAAGTACGTGTAAATTCATATGTAATAAAGTTCTAATATGGTACAAAGACTATAATCTTACTATATGACACAGAGCTTAGTAGTTACATTTGCAAATCAAATCAAACTCATTGAGCTGCAAACAAGTCAAGTTCTTTCTGAACCGAGCTgaggttaattatttttaaaaaaatgaaacaagaTGATCAGAGTTTAACGACCGAAAGAATAGTAATGTTCAATATTGATTAATAAACTTAaatctatatatatttatttttgacgTCGAGGTTTAAGAATATGTACAATCTTATTTTACACAATTTAGAAAATGCTAATTTTAGAAATCGtaaattactttttaaaatatagatgtcaaaattttattatgttctAATATTTTACTAAAATCGGGTGTATGTAAATTACAGGTTATTTAATGATGTTCatgaaattatgaaaaaattggagacaaataaatcatgattacgaTGTTTGATAGTTCTCTTATGAAAAAATTAAGCGTTAAATTTTGAAGTATGAACGACATTtccataataattaaattattaataaacgacgagaaaaatatatttataaatatattagtgattagtaataatttatcatttgtaatatATATCATTATAACTAATTTATTATAACAGAATTTTAACTGAGTTCGAGCTGATTCCGAGCTAAATTATTACCGAAAACGGAGTGAGTCCAAGCGATTTCGAGTTTAACGAGCCTAGTACTAGTTTAAAAGAAAAAAGCTCGGCTTCACTCTTTTACTCATCCGAACTCATTTTCATGTTTAAGATCGTTTTGACTAAGGAGACGAGACGAACTGAGTTCACTTAAACGAGCCGATCTCTAGTATTGTTCATAATAACTCTGTTTATTTGTAGCCCTACTCATGAATAACTGTGGTATCAAGTTTTTCTTTTGTTGAGGTGGTTAGTATGTGTGAGCAAATCTTTACAAATTGACATTTGATTGCATCATCAATATTGTGctaaattcaaaattaaactaTTTAAGTTTACTAACTAAGACTCACGATCCAAAATATTTTTACTTTATTTCTTCTCTAAaaattattgtatttttatatttataaaagaCTAGTAGTAGTAGACTCGGTCAAAAACCCAATTTTTCATCAAATAAAATCTGAAGGaataataatttgaaaaaaatgttcaaaaaatattttagttcaTGTCCAAATTCTAAAGACAACATATGTTTTCAAGATCGGCATCCTATGTTTTCTGATTTGAATCATGCTTCTATTAGAGATGCTGGTGTAGGAGAGGGGCAAATGGGAAAATAAGAAATATGTAGTGCCAGACCAAAGAAAGGAGGAGTAAATGAATGGTAATCTCATGGTTGTAGGAGAAGAGGAGCTAGAACAAGCTTACAATAAGGAATAAAAATGGAGGAATAGGTGGGACAAATATATTGATTAGATGTGAATAAAGtgatttgttttaaaaaaaaattattagtttGGATTCTCCTTTTTCATGTGTCTCTTATCAAAACAAACTTATTTAAGGtaaatatactatttttaatTTCATAATACATTTTAACAATTTCAGATTTCCTCATTGTGATAATATATCTTGTTTCCTAATATTATTGAATACCAAAAGGAAAAAGCATGTCCTCATTGAAGATTAACTcaacatatatattttttcttcatAACTCCCACATAAATCATCAATGCTCAAACTTACAATTATAGAAAATTTGGAGAAGAGAGATATACTGAATTCTATTATAGGCATTTAATAAGATATGTAACCTTGTGTGCCAGCTGCTTTCTCTTAACCTTTCATCCACTAGATTTACTAGGGGGTTTGCTAAAATAAGAATGGTTTTCAATCAATACCTCTTATGAATACTAAATGGCATACAAATAATTAGATAGATCAAAATACCTAGGAAGAACTTTAAACTGTACTTCATATACAGGAAAAAATTAAAAGAGAAATAATCACTTAAATTACCTAATTATAATTCTTCTTcaaatattttgatatttatttcttGTTTATCACTTCCTAATGAAGATGTATATAAAAGTTTGAACGAACAAATGGGGATGGGGAAACCACCATCTGACGGTCTATAATCAATCTTAAAGCTAGGGTAGGGATCATAAACTCCATTCGATCAACGTGTTTTTATTGGAGTCTtcaaaaatatttggattgtagttcttttttttaataaaatggtaataattctaaaattaaaGGAAAGATAGATGATTGTGTGCAAAACATATTAAGATTTATACATGGTACAAATTTTGTTGGTTATTACATATATCACCTGAGTTTAacatcatttaataataaatgagtacaatttttaaaaatatttattttattcatacaacatttttagaatattttataatttattaatagtTCCAAAACTTTCTACGAAATTATGATATTTTCTTATAGTCAGTGCTCAAAAAATACATAACTAGAGTTCACATTTGTGTGTATTAAAGAATAGTTATACATGTGTTCAattcatataatatatataattttagaTTGGTATTATTATGAAAATGATAATAAATTAACAATATTTCATAATTTTGTACCCAATGGGTGATAGATAAAGAAAATTGAGAAGTATAtaacattaattaaaataaattagtaACGGCTAAGCACACATCTATATTaaagaaatgatttttttaagaaaaataaaatatcataTTACAATACAAGAAAAACGAGTATTTCCTACCGAGGAATTGATAGGAAATGCCCCAAAATCGATAGGAAATGACGAAATTCCTAGGTGGGAAATAACATCGGTGAGAAATGAGTATGATCACAGTGAACATGGCCCCACATGTTGATTTGGACAGCCACATGTCGAGGATCCACATGCCAAGTAAGACGCGAATTCTTCAAGAAGTTGTAGGAGATGAAGCATACTTGTGGTTTGACTGGATATGGTGACAATGATGCCCCAGCTTTGAAGAAGACAAACATTGAAATTGGCATGGCCGATGCTATTAACGCATGCTTCTTACATTATTCTTAAAAAAATTAGGCTTTGATTACTAATGTTTTTGATTTTCCTATTGTTTACTGAAATCCTTTGGATTGGTTTGGTAATGAAAAATATGTATTGGTTAATCAAATGCAATACTATTGGTTGGTTTTTGATTTTATCTATTTTTTTGTATGTATATAATTTAGTCAGTCAaatatttaacatcagtttataTAACTATAAATTATGTATAAAATGTTTATATACATaataaatgtttttaaaaaattgatATAAAAAGCCCATTCTCTACAGCTACGAaaacatcagtttttaaataaCCAGATATTAGTTTATAGCTAATGTATATTAACCAGACATCGCCTAAAACCGATGTTTATGTACATATTTGACATCAATATTTGCAAGGAGCTGATGCCTGGGGTGATTTTTAACAACGATTCGGGACCGACGTGAAATCGAAGGAACTGATATCTGGGATGACATTTCATATCAGTTTTGGACTGATGTGAAAAAAAATACTTTTATCTACACCCGTGTAGACATTGGTTTTGAAGGAAATAGACATCAGTTCAGAACTGGTGTATATTGATCTTTTTCTAGTAGTATTTATGGATCATCACAGGCAACTAAGCCTTCTAAGTCAAATCttgatttaaagctcaaaggcaTAGTTCCTGACACTAATTTTGATGTTCCTGAGAAATATTCTGGTGATGATGCTGAGTctgatgattctgatgatgatgataatcctGATGATGCTGCTCTGAAAGCTGGAATAAAAGTATCTAAATTGTCTATttttggttcatcatctggtCATGCTCCCACTCTTAATACTCTTAGGGCTTATGAATGGAATCACTCTTGGGACTACCAAGTGAGAAGATCTCTCTAGAATCTGCTCAGACTTTAGTTGATCATTCTGTTCATTTGGTTTCTAATTCTGATATGAGAGCATCTATCAATGCCACAACAGTTTTAGTTAAAGGATTGCATTCTTCTGTCTCTACACTCAAGAAAGATAATGTTGATCTTAGAGAAAATATTGTTGATTTTTCAGTGATTATTAAAGGAACAAACAAACATAATGGCTTGATCAAGAGGATGTTCAACATGGAAGCTAAGCAGGATCAAATTTCTGAGAAGCTCGCAGCTCTGGAAGTAAGTCAGACTACAACAAATTCTAAGTTGTATGTTATTCTCTCTCTTCTACCAAGTCtagatgccaaaagggggagatagtaccAAAGACAAAGtgtcaacctgaatcagttttgaggAGAATACCAATTCCGATGATGGTGATAAGCAAGCAAAGAAGACCTCTGATGTTGTGATAGTTCAAACTGGAActggaattcaaaatcaaactacACAGTCAACTCAAGTCTCTAAGGGTAGATCACATTGATCTAATTTAGAAACTGCTCTTGTTACTCCAAGTTCAATTCCTGACAACAAAGAAACAAGTTCTGATTCTTTTCCTGACACTAATAGAGTGATAGTAACTCCTCATTCTGTTgaaattgaagaagaagaaattctatttcGAGTGGATTTATAGATTCTTTCTGCTTATTGTGAAGCCTTTAATGCTGAAaacttcaaggaagaagaaatggTTTTTGACAGAGAAGAAAGAGCACGtgaaggaaaaatcagaattgtTGTTGACAAAGCAAATCAAGCATACAGGAGGAACATGCGTAAAAGACCTGAAACAAATAGATGGGGGAGTACAGATAAGAAGTTTTTACATGAAAGAGCAGAAAGAAAAGCTCAAgtatttccaaaaatcaagaacCAATATAAACTCTTGTTGATAGTCCTGGTCAGGAAGTAATTGTTGATCATATGGAAAGACTTGAAGTTGTGAAGATTATATTTGACAAACATGATGGTTCAGAACCTGAACagaagatcttactcttattgcaaaatgatcaaattcaagttctttcacttgatgaactgatgatcatgtcaataaaggaactgaaatacattcactatttgctaagagttgaagatgaaacttcaaGGTTATGGTCAAACATGATTCTTACCAATATCAGAAAAAAAGATACTGGATGATGGTCAATATTAATTTGGATCATATATTCCTACATACATAAATTTCAAAAGGCAAGAAATCAATATGACGAAAGGAGGAGCTATTATTGAAAATGTTCTTACACAGACACATAACCA
This window contains:
- the LOC141673059 gene encoding histone H3.3-like — protein: MAGTKQTARKSIGGKIPRKWLTHKVARMRAPTTGAYRKPHSYRPGTVALHEIRKYQKTTELLILKLPFQRLVREIAQGIKSDLRFQSHAVLALQEASEAYLVGLFHDANLSSIHAKRVTIMPKDIQLARRIRGECA